The Candidatus Manganitrophaceae bacterium genome contains a region encoding:
- a CDS encoding dihydroorotase, giving the protein MSERPSKILIQGGRIIDPAHGRDGIGDLLIENGVIRENFPPAEKGESNGSENAKREMHRIDAKGMIVVPGLIDLHTHIREPGFEYKETVATATAAAAAGGFTTICCMPNTNPVNDNQSVTELILEKARTEGVVHVLPIGAITKGSRGEELAEMGELVTAGCVAISDDGLPVMNSEVMRRAMEYAKIFDVPIIDHCEDLNLTGDGVIFEGSVSTSLGLKGIPAASETVMVARDIALAELTGGRIHLAHISTAGSVRLIREAKRRGIPVTAETCPHYLVLTDERVMGFDANAKMKPPLATGQDLEEVRAGLADGTIDAIATDHAPHAPDEKNREIDHAPFGIIGLETALSISLSLVEEGILSLPDLIGKMTVQPARILGKKMGQLGPGDIADVTIIDPNVEWHVSVSDIKSKSKNSPFLGWNMKGRARTVIVAGKIIENKWT; this is encoded by the coding sequence ATGTCTGAACGGCCGTCAAAAATACTGATACAGGGCGGAAGGATCATTGATCCCGCGCACGGAAGAGACGGGATAGGGGATCTTCTGATTGAAAATGGGGTGATTCGAGAAAATTTTCCTCCTGCTGAAAAAGGGGAGAGCAATGGCTCAGAAAATGCGAAGAGGGAAATGCATCGTATCGACGCGAAGGGCATGATTGTTGTTCCCGGCCTGATCGATCTTCACACGCACATACGAGAACCGGGATTTGAATACAAGGAGACAGTTGCGACGGCAACAGCAGCAGCGGCAGCGGGGGGATTTACGACTATCTGTTGTATGCCGAATACGAATCCGGTGAATGATAATCAGTCGGTGACGGAGTTGATCCTGGAAAAGGCCAGAACGGAGGGCGTTGTCCATGTTCTACCCATCGGGGCGATCACAAAGGGGTCGCGGGGGGAAGAACTGGCAGAGATGGGGGAACTTGTTACCGCCGGCTGTGTCGCGATCTCTGACGACGGTCTTCCTGTGATGAACAGTGAGGTCATGCGCCGCGCGATGGAATACGCAAAGATTTTTGATGTCCCGATCATTGACCATTGTGAAGATCTTAACCTGACGGGAGACGGAGTGATCTTTGAAGGCAGCGTGTCAACTTCTTTGGGTTTGAAGGGAATTCCGGCCGCCTCTGAGACAGTCATGGTGGCGCGGGATATTGCCCTTGCCGAACTGACCGGGGGACGTATTCATCTTGCCCATATCAGCACTGCCGGCTCGGTGCGCTTGATTCGGGAGGCAAAGCGTCGGGGAATCCCAGTGACAGCGGAAACCTGTCCTCATTATCTTGTTCTGACCGATGAGCGGGTCATGGGCTTCGATGCCAATGCGAAAATGAAACCGCCGCTTGCGACCGGGCAGGATCTAGAAGAGGTTCGGGCCGGTCTGGCTGACGGCACGATTGATGCCATTGCCACAGATCACGCCCCTCATGCCCCTGATGAGAAAAACAGAGAAATCGATCATGCCCCCTTCGGGATCATTGGACTGGAGACCGCTCTCTCCATCTCTCTGAGCCTTGTGGAAGAGGGGATTCTTAGCCTGCCGGATCTTATCGGGAAAATGACGGTACAACCCGCCCGGATTCTGGGAAAAAAGATGGGACAACTTGGGCCGGGAGACATCGCAGATGTGACCATTATCGATCCCAATGTGGAATGGCATGTATCAGTATCCGATATCAAGTCAAAGAGCAAGAATTCTCCCTTTCTCGGATGGAACATGAAGGGACGGGCCAGGACCGTGATTGTTGCGGGGAAGATAATCGAGAACAAGTGGACATGA
- the carA gene encoding glutamine-hydrolyzing carbamoyl-phosphate synthase small subunit has protein sequence MKKAILLLEDGTSFSGRSFGADGESIGEVVFNTSMTGYQEIITDPSYKGQLITMTTPLIGNYGVNAEDAESERPWLEGLIVKEYSAYPSNWRAEEALDTMLKRHHVVAIDRIDTRALTRRIRKGGAMQGILSTLENDTDRLMKKLKAAPGLIGRDLVQEVSCTEPYPWTNGGQGEALVSPQHHVVAYDFGIKRNILRMLARTGCRVTVVPAGTSAKQVLAMSPDGVLLSNGPGDPEALGYAVKEIEKLLGKTPIFGICIGHQLLGLALGGRSYKLKFGHHGGNQPVIDLRTKKVAITAQNHGFAIDFSRIEQEVEVTHLNLNDDTVEGMRHRSLAAFSVQYHPEASPGPHDAAYLFEEFFQSLSSRENT, from the coding sequence ATGAAAAAGGCCATACTATTATTGGAAGATGGGACCTCCTTTTCCGGGAGGTCTTTTGGTGCAGACGGAGAGTCTATCGGCGAGGTGGTTTTCAACACCAGCATGACCGGATACCAGGAGATTATTACCGATCCCTCCTACAAGGGCCAACTCATTACCATGACCACTCCCCTGATTGGAAATTACGGTGTCAATGCTGAAGATGCCGAATCAGAAAGACCCTGGCTCGAAGGTTTGATTGTGAAAGAATACAGTGCTTATCCAAGCAATTGGCGCGCAGAGGAAGCGCTTGATACGATGCTGAAGCGGCATCATGTTGTCGCCATTGACCGGATTGACACGCGTGCCCTGACACGGAGAATCCGAAAGGGCGGTGCGATGCAGGGCATCCTCTCGACCCTTGAGAACGATACGGATCGCCTTATGAAAAAACTCAAGGCCGCGCCCGGCCTGATCGGACGGGATCTTGTTCAAGAGGTCAGCTGTACCGAGCCCTACCCATGGACGAATGGGGGGCAGGGAGAAGCGCTTGTCTCGCCTCAGCACCATGTCGTCGCCTACGATTTTGGGATCAAACGAAATATTCTAAGGATGCTTGCCCGGACAGGCTGTCGTGTGACGGTTGTTCCGGCAGGGACTTCGGCAAAACAGGTGCTGGCGATGTCCCCGGACGGGGTCCTCCTGTCAAATGGTCCGGGAGATCCGGAAGCGCTCGGCTATGCCGTAAAAGAAATTGAGAAGCTTCTTGGAAAAACGCCGATCTTTGGGATTTGTATCGGCCATCAACTCCTTGGGCTTGCTCTTGGAGGACGATCGTATAAATTAAAATTCGGACACCATGGAGGAAATCAGCCGGTTATTGATCTGAGAACAAAGAAGGTTGCGATTACGGCACAGAACCATGGTTTTGCGATTGATTTTTCCAGGATAGAACAGGAGGTGGAAGTGACTCACCTTAACCTGAATGATGATACCGTTGAGGGAATGCGGCATCGAAGCCTCGCGGCTTTTTCCGTTCAATATCATCCGGAGGCCTCGCCGGGGCCACACGATGCGGCCTATCTCTTTGAGGAATTTTTCCAGTCTCTATCAAGCCGGGAGAACACATGA
- the sppA gene encoding signal peptide peptidase SppA produces MSGCIYKPSMSLFPQPAPLKEKVIEGKGENKVLLIDISGFISAQAGKGMVSTPSMVARVKEELRRASENKMIKAVVLRINSPGGTITGSDIIYHELLRYKEKTGNKVIASIGSIGTSGAYYISMAADKVVANPTAVTGSIGVIMVHVNFQGLMEKIGVGAEAVKSGKNKDLGSPAKPLSSEGRQILQGVIDSMQARFLDVISIGRPGLSPEEIRIRADGRIFTANEALSFGLIDRISYLDEAIELAKLEAGIDEAKVIVYSRPHEYKDNIYSRSFLSKSLSGLSPPFPPLSVFGFQAGHPLDGGSPKFLYLWMP; encoded by the coding sequence ATGTCTGGATGTATCTATAAACCCTCGATGTCGCTCTTTCCACAGCCGGCCCCGCTTAAGGAAAAGGTGATTGAAGGGAAAGGAGAAAACAAGGTTCTCCTGATCGACATCTCAGGCTTTATCTCGGCACAAGCCGGGAAGGGCATGGTTTCAACACCCAGCATGGTCGCACGCGTGAAAGAAGAACTTCGGCGGGCTTCCGAAAATAAAATGATCAAGGCCGTGGTCCTGCGGATCAACAGCCCTGGTGGTACCATCACCGGTTCGGATATCATCTATCATGAACTTCTCCGGTATAAAGAGAAAACAGGGAACAAGGTGATTGCATCCATCGGAAGTATCGGAACATCGGGGGCCTACTATATCTCTATGGCGGCGGACAAGGTGGTTGCGAACCCCACTGCAGTGACCGGAAGTATCGGTGTCATTATGGTTCATGTTAATTTTCAGGGCCTCATGGAAAAGATTGGGGTTGGCGCGGAGGCTGTAAAGTCCGGAAAGAATAAAGACCTCGGTTCTCCGGCAAAGCCCCTCTCTTCTGAAGGACGACAAATTTTACAGGGTGTTATTGACAGCATGCAGGCACGCTTCCTCGACGTTATCTCGATCGGGAGGCCCGGCCTCTCTCCGGAGGAGATACGGATACGGGCGGACGGGCGGATTTTCACGGCCAATGAGGCCTTAAGCTTTGGCCTGATTGACCGGATTTCCTACCTCGATGAGGCCATTGAATTGGCCAAATTAGAAGCCGGGATCGATGAAGCAAAGGTTATTGTTTATAGCCGTCCCCATGAGTACAAGGACAATATCTACTCCAGGAGTTTTTTGTCGAAAAGTCTTTCGGGTCTGAGTCCTCCCTTTCCCCCCTTATCAGTTTTTGGATTTCAAGCGGGTCATCCCCTGGACGGGGGATCGCCGAAATTCCTTTATTTATGGATGCCTTAA
- the carB gene encoding carbamoyl-phosphate synthase large subunit: MPKRTDIHKILIIGPGPIVIGQACEFDYSGTQACKALREEGYEVVLVNSNPASIMTDPEVADRTYIEPITVEILREIIKRERPDCLLPTMGGQTALNMAISLTEEGILKEFGVTLIGANYKSIKQAEHRESFKKVVEKAGLRCTEGGSAKNLDEALAIVEKTGFPAIIRPSFTLGGLGGSVAYNLEEFREYVEAGLDSSPIHDVLIEQSVIGWKEFELELMRDRNDNVVIICSIENIDPMGVHTGDSITVSPVQTLTDKEFQKMRDAAIRVIRGVGVETGGSNIQFTLNPENGDMRVIEMNPRVSRSSALASKATGFPIAKIAAKLSIGLTLDEIQNDITRVTPASFEPTLDYVVVKIPRFAFEKFPKADPVLTLQMKSVGEVMAIGRNFKEALMKALRSLEIRRDSMEPHFESMNGDGFDLKAHLSRPTFNRIWQIGDAIRLGMPLEEIHTLTRIDPWFIHQIEQIIHLEERLKKEGLKPELIRLAKESGFSDRRISTLLDISEKEISKWRRQEGIIPVYKRVDTCGAEFEAHTPYLYSSYDDECEAAPTENKKVIILGSGPNRIGQGIEFDYCCVHASMALKEIGYESIMVNCNPETVSTDYDTSDRLYFEPLTFEDVLHIIEREKPLGVVVQFGGQTPLKLAVPLEKAGVRILGTSPDAIDRAENRERFKELLEEVGFKQPPSGLARTLSEAEAAAEAIGYPVMVRPSYVLGGRAMEIVFDPSGLKYYMSHAVKVSPEHPVLIDQYLEDAVEIDVDAISDGSDVFVAGIMEHIEEAGVHSGDSACSLPPFSLDASIIEIIRHQTTVLAKALSVIGLMNIQFAVKDKEVYVLEVNPRGSRTIPFVSKAIGLPLAKIATRVILGGKLREEGVLDRKQPMKHVAVKEAAFPFKRLNVDSILGPEMKSTGEVMGIDRDFGRAYAKAEAAVDNLLPLKGKVFISVKDHDKTAVAPIAMRLSELGFQLTATGGTAAYLDKKGLRVETIKKVKEGRPHIVDFLKNGEIDMVINTVGDKASQIDSYSIRQTILQHNTPYFTTIAGARAAVCGIEALREEGVLTVKTLQEYHQEYLPRIRRIM, translated from the coding sequence ATGCCAAAGCGAACTGACATTCACAAAATTCTAATCATCGGTCCGGGTCCGATTGTCATTGGACAGGCCTGCGAATTTGATTATTCCGGAACTCAGGCTTGCAAAGCGCTTCGGGAAGAAGGATATGAAGTGGTTCTGGTCAACAGCAATCCCGCATCAATTATGACAGACCCGGAGGTCGCCGACCGGACCTATATCGAACCGATTACGGTGGAGATTCTGAGGGAGATTATAAAACGGGAACGTCCCGATTGCCTCCTCCCGACTATGGGGGGACAAACGGCCTTAAACATGGCCATCTCTTTGACCGAGGAAGGAATCCTAAAGGAATTCGGGGTCACTCTGATCGGTGCAAATTATAAATCGATCAAACAAGCGGAACATCGGGAATCTTTTAAAAAAGTGGTGGAGAAGGCGGGTCTGCGCTGCACCGAAGGCGGAAGCGCCAAGAACCTGGATGAAGCGCTGGCGATTGTTGAAAAGACGGGGTTCCCGGCTATCATCCGGCCGTCTTTTACGCTGGGCGGCCTGGGCGGGAGTGTGGCCTATAATCTTGAGGAATTCAGGGAATATGTCGAGGCGGGACTGGATAGCAGTCCGATTCATGACGTCCTCATCGAGCAATCGGTCATCGGATGGAAAGAATTTGAACTCGAACTCATGCGAGACAGGAATGATAATGTCGTCATTATCTGCTCGATTGAAAATATTGATCCGATGGGGGTTCATACAGGAGATTCTATTACGGTATCTCCTGTACAAACCTTGACCGACAAGGAATTCCAGAAAATGCGGGATGCCGCGATTCGGGTGATTCGCGGCGTGGGCGTCGAAACCGGAGGGTCGAATATACAATTTACACTGAATCCTGAAAATGGCGATATGCGCGTGATAGAGATGAATCCGCGGGTCTCCAGAAGCTCGGCCCTGGCTTCAAAGGCCACCGGTTTTCCCATTGCCAAGATTGCTGCAAAGTTATCCATCGGGCTGACACTCGATGAGATTCAAAATGACATCACGCGGGTCACGCCGGCCTCCTTTGAACCCACGCTCGATTATGTGGTCGTCAAGATTCCCCGGTTTGCGTTTGAGAAATTTCCAAAGGCCGATCCAGTCTTAACGCTTCAGATGAAATCGGTCGGAGAGGTCATGGCCATCGGACGAAATTTTAAGGAGGCCCTGATGAAGGCCCTTCGGTCATTGGAAATCCGCCGCGACAGCATGGAACCCCATTTCGAGTCAATGAACGGGGACGGTTTTGATTTAAAAGCGCACTTGAGCAGGCCGACATTCAATCGCATCTGGCAGATTGGGGATGCGATCCGATTGGGGATGCCGCTTGAAGAAATTCATACCCTGACGCGAATCGATCCCTGGTTTATCCATCAGATAGAACAGATCATCCACCTCGAAGAGCGCTTAAAAAAGGAGGGCCTAAAACCGGAACTCATTCGCCTGGCCAAAGAATCCGGTTTTTCGGACCGCCGCATCAGTACGTTGCTTGATATTTCTGAAAAAGAGATTTCAAAATGGCGGAGACAGGAAGGAATCATTCCGGTTTATAAGCGGGTGGATACCTGTGGGGCCGAGTTTGAGGCCCATACTCCCTACCTGTATTCAAGTTATGACGATGAATGTGAAGCGGCACCGACTGAAAACAAGAAAGTGATTATCCTGGGGAGCGGTCCAAACCGAATCGGACAGGGGATTGAATTTGATTACTGCTGTGTTCATGCGTCGATGGCCTTAAAAGAAATAGGCTACGAAAGTATCATGGTCAACTGCAATCCTGAAACAGTCAGTACGGATTACGATACCTCGGATCGGCTCTATTTTGAGCCCTTGACCTTTGAAGATGTCCTCCATATTATTGAGCGGGAAAAACCGCTCGGGGTGGTCGTTCAGTTCGGGGGACAAACCCCCTTGAAATTGGCGGTTCCCTTGGAAAAAGCGGGGGTCCGTATCTTGGGAACCTCGCCGGATGCCATCGACCGGGCTGAGAACAGGGAACGATTTAAAGAATTACTCGAAGAGGTTGGTTTTAAACAACCACCAAGTGGCCTGGCCCGGACACTCTCTGAGGCGGAAGCGGCGGCGGAGGCCATCGGGTATCCGGTCATGGTCCGTCCCTCTTATGTGCTCGGCGGTCGGGCGATGGAGATTGTTTTTGACCCTTCGGGTCTAAAGTATTATATGTCTCATGCGGTAAAGGTTTCTCCGGAGCACCCGGTCTTAATAGATCAATACCTGGAAGATGCGGTTGAAATTGATGTCGATGCCATCTCAGATGGAAGCGATGTCTTTGTCGCCGGAATTATGGAGCATATTGAGGAGGCCGGTGTCCATTCGGGCGACTCCGCCTGTTCTTTACCGCCATTTTCCCTTGACGCATCAATCATTGAGATCATTCGACATCAAACGACCGTATTGGCAAAGGCGCTTTCCGTCATCGGTTTAATGAATATACAGTTTGCGGTCAAAGACAAAGAAGTCTATGTTCTGGAGGTTAATCCGAGAGGATCCAGAACCATTCCCTTCGTCAGTAAGGCGATCGGTCTCCCTTTGGCCAAGATCGCCACAAGGGTAATCCTGGGCGGAAAGCTTCGTGAAGAAGGCGTACTGGATCGAAAACAGCCCATGAAACATGTTGCCGTGAAAGAAGCGGCCTTTCCGTTTAAAAGACTGAATGTTGATTCCATATTAGGCCCGGAGATGAAGTCCACGGGTGAGGTGATGGGGATCGATCGGGATTTTGGTCGGGCTTATGCAAAAGCAGAGGCCGCTGTTGATAATCTGCTTCCGCTCAAGGGCAAGGTCTTTATCAGCGTAAAAGATCACGATAAGACTGCCGTCGCGCCAATCGCAATGCGGCTCAGCGAATTGGGTTTTCAACTTACCGCAACGGGGGGTACGGCAGCCTACCTGGATAAGAAAGGCCTGAGGGTCGAAACCATCAAGAAAGTAAAAGAGGGGAGACCACATATCGTTGACTTCCTGAAGAATGGAGAAATCGACATGGTGATTAATACCGTCGGAGATAAGGCCTCTCAGATCGATTCCTATTCTATCCGCCAGACCATACTTCAACATAACACGCCTTATTTTACGACGATCGCGGGTGCCCGAGCCGCAGTGTGTGGTATAGAAGCCCTTCGTGAAGAAGGTGTCCTCACTGTGAAAACACTTCAAGAATATCATCAGGAATATTTACCGAGAATCAGGAGGATAATGTGA
- the greA gene encoding transcription elongation factor GreA encodes MTPKGHEQMQKELDRLKKVERPSVITAIAEAAAHGDLSENAEYSAAKEKQAFVEGKILELGSKLANAEVIDTSRVSNEKVVFGVTVYLLAIETDEKKKYTLVGQDEADLSNGQISVQSPVGRALIGHRVGDYVEVKTPVKTVEYEILKIAFE; translated from the coding sequence ATGACCCCAAAAGGTCATGAACAAATGCAGAAAGAATTGGATCGGCTAAAAAAAGTGGAACGCCCGAGTGTGATTACTGCGATTGCGGAGGCTGCGGCGCATGGCGATCTTTCCGAGAACGCGGAATATTCTGCTGCCAAGGAAAAGCAGGCTTTTGTCGAAGGAAAGATCCTTGAACTTGGGAGTAAATTGGCGAACGCAGAGGTCATTGATACCAGCAGAGTTTCAAATGAAAAGGTGGTCTTTGGGGTCACGGTCTACCTTCTTGCGATTGAGACGGATGAAAAGAAAAAATATACGCTTGTTGGTCAGGATGAGGCTGATTTATCGAATGGACAGATCTCAGTTCAGTCACCGGTTGGACGGGCATTGATCGGCCATCGAGTCGGAGATTATGTCGAGGTAAAGACCCCGGTAAAGACAGTCGAATATGAAATACTCAAAATTGCATTCGAGTAA